In a genomic window of Candidatus Omnitrophota bacterium:
- a CDS encoding ABC transporter ATP-binding protein yields the protein MFSTVNVHKTYYDVGQPVEVLRGVDLTICEKEFVALVGPSGAGKSTLLHILGGLDKPSKGYVLFNEKDIYELNDAKRSFLLNTEIGFVFQFYHLLPEFTALENIILPGLINQTFSNKKKLEKTGQTLLEKVGLGHRAHHKPAQLSGGEQQRVAIARCLINDPKIILCDEPTGNLDSKSGEKIMNLLLQLNQDFGQTVVMVTHDQSIAQRAKRVVCIQDGKLSI from the coding sequence ATGTTTAGCACAGTCAATGTCCATAAAACATATTACGATGTTGGTCAACCGGTAGAAGTCTTGCGGGGCGTTGATCTGACAATTTGCGAAAAGGAATTTGTTGCTCTGGTTGGTCCTTCGGGTGCTGGCAAATCAACGCTTTTGCATATTCTAGGAGGGTTGGATAAGCCAAGTAAGGGCTATGTTCTTTTTAATGAAAAAGATATTTATGAATTAAATGATGCAAAGCGTTCATTTCTGCTTAATACCGAAATAGGTTTTGTTTTTCAGTTTTATCATCTCTTGCCGGAGTTTACGGCTCTTGAAAATATTATTTTGCCAGGGTTGATTAATCAAACTTTTAGCAACAAGAAAAAATTGGAGAAAACAGGACAAACGCTGTTGGAAAAAGTTGGGCTTGGTCATCGTGCTCATCATAAGCCTGCTCAGTTATCTGGTGGTGAGCAGCAAAGAGTGGCTATCGCCCGTTGCTTGATTAATGATCCAAAAATTATTTTGTGTGATGAGCCGACAGGAAATTTAGATTCAAAATCTGGTGAAAAAATTATGAATCTTTTGCTGCAGCTTAATCAAGATTTTGGTCAAACAGTTGTGATGGTAACACACGATCAAAGCATTGCTCAGAGGGCAAAAAGAGTTGTTTGCATTCAAGATGGAAAATTATCTATTTAA
- the ilvE gene encoding branched-chain-amino-acid transaminase translates to MKIYLDGKLVEKKDAKISVFDHGYLYGDGVFEGIRSYKNNVFKLNEHVKRLYETAHTLMLEIPLSKKEMIQAIIKTLKVNHLSDAYIRVVVSRGAGDLGLDPKKCTGKATVVIIADKITLYPKELYQNGMEIITVPTVRNLNEALNPQLKSLNYLNNILAKIEASTSGYMEALMLDSQGYVAECTGDNIFILRNGELLTPPNARLCGITRDAVIALAKKNKIKTFERLMTRHEVYTADECFLTGTAAEVIPIVKVDSRVIGSGKPGKTTLKLIKLFKMITSKDGVKY, encoded by the coding sequence ATGAAAATTTATTTAGATGGAAAGCTTGTAGAAAAAAAAGATGCAAAAATATCTGTATTTGATCATGGCTATCTTTATGGAGACGGAGTGTTTGAGGGAATTAGATCCTACAAGAATAATGTTTTTAAATTAAACGAACATGTTAAGCGCCTTTATGAAACAGCGCATACCTTGATGCTAGAGATTCCATTAAGTAAAAAGGAAATGATCCAAGCAATTATAAAAACGCTTAAAGTTAACCATCTGTCGGACGCCTATATTCGCGTTGTGGTTAGTCGTGGAGCAGGAGATCTTGGTCTTGATCCTAAAAAATGTACAGGGAAAGCAACTGTTGTAATTATTGCAGATAAAATTACTCTTTATCCAAAAGAGCTTTATCAAAATGGCATGGAAATTATTACGGTTCCGACTGTGCGTAATTTAAACGAAGCGCTTAATCCGCAGTTAAAATCTTTGAACTATCTTAATAATATTCTTGCAAAAATTGAAGCTAGCACCTCTGGGTATATGGAAGCGTTAATGCTTGATTCGCAAGGCTATGTTGCTGAATGCACGGGTGATAATATTTTTATTTTAAGAAATGGAGAACTTTTGACACCACCGAATGCACGACTGTGTGGCATTACGCGCGATGCTGTTATTGCTCTTGCGAAAAAGAATAAAATAAAAACATTTGAGCGGTTAATGACACGTCATGAAGTATATACGGCGGATGAATGTTTTCTAACAGGAACAGCGGCTGAAGTTATTCCGATTGTTAAAGTTGATAGTCGGGTGATTGGCTCTGGAAAACCAGGAAAAACAACATTAAAACTTATTAAGCTTTTTAAGATGATTACGTCAAAAGATGGTGTGAAATATTAA
- a CDS encoding UvrB/UvrC motif-containing protein produces the protein MQCDACGKKKATVHLTEIIDGQMAEMHICEDCAKERSVQMEQQFGLADLLAGLSDFGKQIKAEEKVKLQCPNCSLSYDDFRKFGRLGCSECYSSFRSHLTSLLKKIHGSGHHLGKAPLRFKEEIKTESLGKSSGGKEDSLQSLKNKLQQAILSEDFEQAAILRDKIRSLESKGESV, from the coding sequence ATGCAGTGCGATGCTTGCGGAAAGAAAAAAGCAACAGTTCATTTAACAGAGATTATTGACGGACAAATGGCAGAGATGCATATTTGCGAAGATTGCGCTAAGGAACGTAGTGTGCAAATGGAGCAGCAATTTGGGTTGGCTGATCTTTTAGCTGGATTATCTGATTTTGGCAAACAGATTAAAGCTGAAGAAAAGGTAAAGCTGCAATGCCCAAACTGTTCGTTAAGTTATGATGATTTTAGAAAATTTGGACGATTAGGATGTAGCGAATGTTATTCATCTTTTCGTTCCCATTTAACTTCGCTTTTAAAAAAAATTCATGGATCGGGCCATCATTTGGGCAAGGCGCCGTTGCGTTTTAAGGAAGAAATTAAGACAGAATCCTTAGGGAAAAGCTCAGGAGGTAAAGAAGACTCGCTTCAAAGTTTAAAAAATAAATTACAACAAGCGATTTTGTCTGAAGATTTTGAACAAGCTGCAATTTTGCGAGATAAAATTCGATCCCTTGAGAGCAAAGGAGAGAGCGTATGA
- a CDS encoding protein arginine kinase, translating into MNLEDLIHHTGEWLKGTGPQSHIVMSSRIRLARNLEKIPFPTRANRKDLAEVFETTQNAIASTDYFKDSILLKINEMDNLDRQFLIERHLMSHDHAASGEGKAIVVSTEEVLSIMINEEDHLRIQVMQSGFDLSETWKIISMIDDLLSEKISYAFRSDWGYLTACPTNTGTGIRGSVMLHLPALVMTKQINKVLEAIAKLSFASRGFYGEGTQAIGNFFQISNQVSLGHSEEDILQNINGLVRQIIEQEEQARQALLVQNKSILEDKICRSLGILRNAHIISSQETVDLLSMVRLGIDSGIVKEVSTQSINELFIMIQPAHLQKIEGKKLGASERDAKRAALIRDKLGKA; encoded by the coding sequence ATGAATCTAGAAGATCTTATTCACCATACCGGTGAATGGCTTAAAGGCACAGGGCCGCAGTCACATATTGTTATGTCTTCTAGAATTCGATTAGCTAGGAATTTAGAAAAAATTCCATTTCCGACAAGAGCGAACCGAAAAGATTTGGCTGAAGTTTTTGAGACAACGCAGAATGCGATTGCATCAACTGATTATTTTAAAGATTCAATCTTGCTTAAGATTAATGAGATGGATAATTTAGATCGTCAATTTTTAATTGAGCGCCATTTGATGAGCCATGATCATGCGGCTTCAGGCGAAGGGAAGGCGATTGTTGTTTCAACAGAAGAAGTTTTGTCTATTATGATTAATGAGGAGGATCATCTTCGTATTCAGGTGATGCAATCTGGATTTGATTTATCAGAAACTTGGAAAATTATAAGCATGATTGATGATTTATTATCTGAGAAAATTTCTTATGCGTTTAGATCAGATTGGGGCTATTTAACCGCGTGTCCAACGAATACAGGAACAGGTATTCGCGGATCGGTGATGCTTCATTTGCCAGCACTTGTGATGACGAAGCAGATTAATAAAGTTTTAGAGGCAATTGCTAAGTTGAGTTTTGCGTCGCGTGGATTTTATGGTGAAGGGACACAAGCGATTGGAAATTTCTTCCAGATCTCTAATCAAGTTTCTTTGGGTCATAGCGAAGAAGATATTTTACAAAACATCAATGGACTTGTTCGCCAAATTATTGAACAAGAAGAGCAAGCTCGTCAGGCATTATTAGTTCAAAATAAATCTATTTTGGAAGATAAGATTTGTCGATCTTTAGGCATCTTAAGGAATGCGCATATTATTTCAAGTCAGGAGACTGTTGATTTATTGTCGATGGTGCGATTAGGCATTGATTCTGGAATTGTTAAAGAGGTAAGCACACAATCAATTAATGAATTATTTATTATGATTCAACCAGCACATCTTCAAAAGATTGAAGGTAAAAAATTAGGCGCCTCTGAGCGGGATGCTAAAAGAGCGGCGCTAATTCGAGATAAATTAGGCAAAGCATAA